AAGATAGTTTATATAACGAAACAACAAGGTGGACCAAGAGCAAGTCTGTAATGTACCTTTAGCAGCATCATAACCGAGGTCAGGATTATCTGATTCCAAAAGCTTGCCTACAATGACTGCACCCTCGACTCCAGCGTTGGAAGCAATTGTGTAAACAGGTGTCTGCATCAAAGAAAGATTGTGTTTATGATTCAAGAAGCTGTTTAAGTTGGAGATGTGAAGAAAGATGTGAAGAGAGAAGAAAAACCTTGAGAGCGTTCTGGATGATTTGGACACCGATTTTCTGATCAAAGTTAGCTGTTGAAAGCTTCTCAAGTTCTTTTGAGGCGTACAAAAGAGCAACACCACCACCTGGAACAATACCCTCTTCAACAGCTGCTTTGGTGGCATTTAGAGCATCGGTCACTCGATCTTTCTTTTCTCCAACTTCTGACTCGCTCGCACCTCCAATCTAAAATCTCGTAAGAATATATCTCTTCATTGATTCGTTAAAGTGCTCCAAGAGAGATGTTAAGAGAGTAGTTTCATTACCTTTAGTACAGCAACACCACCAGAAAGCTTAGCCAACCTTTCTTGTAGCTTCTCCTTGTCATAGTCAGACTCGCTCGCTTCAACCATGGATCGTATCTGTGTGATTCATTTAGAGTTATATATCTCTGAATCTGCTACATGATAATATATGTGAGAAGTACAAACCGACCTGTTCACATCGCTCCCCAATTGCTTTCTTGTCACCAGCCCCATCAAGGAAAACAGTGTCGTCTTTGGATACAGTTATCTGTTCACAAATTAAAATCATGTTATATTAACTGTATATGCAAAGGTAAATGGGAAAATAAAAAACGAGAACATACAAACGAACCTTTTTGCAGTTTCCAAGCATACTGAGGTCAATTTTCTCAAGATTCATACCCAACTCTTCTGTTATTACCTGTAAGTTGAAATCATCAAAGGAATATTATAGCTCATGCAGTTGGTGTTTTGACAGATAGTAATATAAGAATATGGCCTTGCCTGGGCTCCGGTGAGGGTAGCTAGATCGTGCATGTTTGCCTTGCGGTTTTCTCCAAAACCAGGAGCCTTCACAGCACAGACCTATAATGTGACGGCGTTTAGATATCAGTCCAACCACACTAAACTTCTAATAAGGAGTAAGTTAAAACAACGAAAAAAAGGCTGAAAACAAAAACCTTAATTCCAGCACGGAGCTTGTTTAGAATTAGCACGGCAAGAGCATCACTCTCCAAATCCTCCGCAACGATCAACAGCGACCTTTGACTCTGGAAAAGGGCAGAGTAAAATAAATACTCAGATACAAAGTAAGTTGATGAATAGCAGAAGAGATTTACTGACACTCGAGAAATCATCAAATTGTTTTATACCTTGAGGGCAAGTTCTAAGACTTTCACCATAGAATTTAAATTGGAGATTTTCTTCTCGTGGATTAGAATGAGAGGATCTTCTAGTTCCTGCAAATCATATCCATACACAATAATTCAAATGCAAAAGTGTTCCCTAAAATTGATAAAGCAACAAAAGTGAGATCCGGATCCTTACACATTTTTGGTTCTTCTGGTTTGTAATGAAGTATGGGGAGATGTATCCCCTGTCAATCTTCATACCCTCAACAACTTCAAGCTCGTTAAACAAGGTCTTGCCATCCTATATCAAGAGATGATGGCACAAGTTAGTCGCCAGAAGAGACAAGCAGATACAACTAGGGATCAAATTAAACTCACTTGGATTGTGATCACTCCCTCTTTGCCAACACTCTCCATAGCCTTTGCAATCAGTTCACCAATTTCTCTATCTCCATTAGCTGATATGGTTCCAACTTGAGCAATTTCCTCAGAAGTGCTAATCATGCGTGCTCGGCTCTTCAAGTTGGTCACAACGGTGTCAACAGCCAGTTTGATACCACGTCTTAAGTCCATTGCATTCATTCCAGCAGCGACTGATTTACAGCCTTCCGTGAAGATAGCTCTAGTAAGAACCGTAGCACACGTTGTTCCTGTTTTTTTATATCGGATACAAAAAAAAAAAAAAAACAATTTAATACTAAAGACCAACATAAAAACGTTG
The DNA window shown above is from Brassica oleracea var. oleracea cultivar TO1000 chromosome C3, BOL, whole genome shotgun sequence and carries:
- the LOC106328024 gene encoding chaperonin CPN60, mitochondrial: MYRLISSIASKARVARNCTSQIGSRLSSTRNYAAKDIRFGVEGRALMLRGVEELADAVKVTMGPKGRNVIIEQSWGAPKVTKDGVTVAKSIEFKDRVKNVGASLVKQVANATNDVAGDGTTCATVLTRAIFTEGCKSVAAGMNAMDLRRGIKLAVDTVVTNLKSRARMISTSEEIAQVGTISANGDREIGELIAKAMESVGKEGVITIQDGKTLFNELEVVEGMKIDRGYISPYFITNQKNQKCELEDPLILIHEKKISNLNSMVKVLELALKSQRSLLIVAEDLESDALAVLILNKLRAGIKVCAVKAPGFGENRKANMHDLATLTGAQVITEELGMNLEKIDLSMLGNCKKITVSKDDTVFLDGAGDKKAIGERCEQIRSMVEASESDYDKEKLQERLAKLSGGVAVLKIGGASESEVGEKKDRVTDALNATKAAVEEGIVPGGGVALLYASKELEKLSTANFDQKIGVQIIQNALKTPVYTIASNAGVEGAVIVGKLLESDNPDLGYDAAKGEYVDMVKSGIIDPVKVIRTALVDAASVSSLLTTTEAVVTEIPTKEDASPAMGGGGGGMGGMGGMGGMGF